In Streptomyces sp. NBC_00414, a single window of DNA contains:
- a CDS encoding MarR family winged helix-turn-helix transcriptional regulator, which translates to METETATRWLTDAEQCAWRTHLEVNRLLTYQLERDLQPFGLTMNDYEILVNLSESEGVRMRMSDLASATLQSKSRLSHQVTRMENADLVRRENCESDRRGLYAVLTDHGLETMRKVAPHHVGSVRRHFIDLLSPEALEELHKSLTPIAEHLRGQRGRP; encoded by the coding sequence CACCCGCTGGCTGACCGATGCGGAGCAGTGCGCATGGCGCACCCACCTGGAGGTCAACAGGCTGTTGACGTATCAGCTCGAAAGAGACCTCCAACCGTTCGGCCTGACGATGAACGACTACGAGATCCTGGTGAACCTCTCCGAGTCGGAGGGCGTGCGGATGCGGATGAGCGACCTCGCGTCCGCCACCCTCCAGTCCAAGAGCCGCCTCTCGCACCAGGTCACCCGCATGGAGAACGCGGACCTGGTCCGGCGTGAGAACTGCGAGTCCGACCGCCGCGGGCTGTACGCGGTGCTCACGGACCACGGCCTGGAGACGATGCGCAAGGTCGCGCCCCACCACGTGGGTTCCGTGCGGCGGCACTTCATCGACCTCCTCTCGCCGGAGGCACTGGAGGAACTCCACAAGTCCCTGACCCCGATCGCGGAACACCTGAGGGGCCAGCGGGGCCGCCCGTGA